One genomic region from Streptomyces sp. NBC_00457 encodes:
- a CDS encoding condensation domain-containing protein — MTPPRRGTGAWSPGAGCGRATPTGPPRPPRPPSPPRSAGPGAGPGQVRHTGFVLDQDRTERIVQVLARRLALTPAQVLTGVFALALARWQGSDEVSFDLRGDPRSGRPGLREHVGRLADPYPVHLTPDPGLDALGQLTALAGPLADCAGGAPGGAGFGACREWGPDPLLRRRLRELPPAPTCLSVPGPGELLPGFARPAHGSTPGRPAHPIEVRAQVAHGRLHITLDWATAPAHGVTDTTVAALKDLLRELLGELADAPAAPAPLVLRATPQQSALYTGGAGRPGTGRHVEQLVWLWHGPLDAARFAAAWQSVFDCETVLRTAFTGGGEPLLVVHDRVVPEITRRAVSDDDWHPFLERDRLRGFDLHCPALLRLTLLDAQHTPPDTTPAPTRILVSYHRALLDTWSAHLLLREFYRAYLAGGTLPGGERRPDLRDYTAWVAAQNPEPARGFWARSAPPDGAASRPGRPAATGLTGAGRARLRLDPADTARLARWAGTWGTAESSVLQAVWAMLIYWASGATQAAPVCFAVTVSGRGIPLDGAARIPGPLRNPLPMTVEVDPAGPVPHLLQQLRDRALEMSAYEWVPADWIRAWSHSSAHADTVIAFEDPPHPVQGLETELAAHGLGAEFPGILPAHSVLPVGLLAHHDSAGGLVLTEVHDRAQLGEEAAGELLAHSVLLLRELPLWADESTTVDEALQLLESSTAPLMADALHDGQDTPWITLRAARQDQAGTICLIPPPGAPLTCYDLLAHAYEGPQELLVLPADAGPGGAPGALTALGQGPFLLLGGFSGAGARACDIARRIAADGHRPPRVVLAGATADEWERARELAAALNAATGWPLDADGA; from the coding sequence ATGACCCCGCCGAGGCGCGGCACTGGAGCCTGGTCGCCGGGCGCAGGCTGCGGACGGGCGACTCCCACCGGCCCGCCCCGCCCGCCCCGCCCGCCCAGTCCGCCCCGCTCGGCCGGGCCGGGCGCCGGGCCCGGCCAGGTCCGCCACACCGGGTTCGTCCTGGACCAGGACCGCACCGAGCGGATCGTCCAGGTCCTGGCCCGGCGGCTCGCGCTGACCCCCGCACAGGTGCTGACCGGCGTGTTCGCGCTCGCCCTGGCCCGCTGGCAGGGATCCGACGAGGTCAGCTTCGACCTGCGCGGCGACCCCCGCAGCGGCCGGCCCGGCCTGCGCGAGCACGTGGGCCGGCTCGCCGACCCCTACCCGGTCCATCTCACACCGGACCCCGGCCTCGACGCCCTTGGCCAGCTCACCGCGCTGGCCGGCCCCCTGGCCGACTGCGCGGGCGGCGCCCCCGGCGGCGCCGGCTTCGGAGCCTGCCGCGAGTGGGGCCCCGATCCGCTGCTGCGGCGCCGGCTGCGTGAACTGCCGCCCGCCCCCACGTGTCTGAGCGTGCCCGGCCCCGGCGAACTGCTGCCCGGCTTCGCCCGGCCCGCGCACGGCAGCACACCGGGCCGGCCCGCACACCCCATCGAGGTCCGCGCCCAGGTCGCCCACGGCCGGCTGCACATCACTCTCGACTGGGCCACCGCCCCGGCGCACGGCGTCACCGACACGACGGTGGCCGCCCTCAAGGACCTGCTGCGAGAACTGCTGGGAGAGCTCGCCGACGCGCCCGCCGCCCCGGCTCCGCTCGTCCTGCGGGCCACCCCCCAGCAGTCGGCGCTGTACACCGGCGGCGCGGGACGGCCCGGCACCGGACGCCATGTCGAACAGCTCGTATGGCTCTGGCACGGCCCGCTCGACGCCGCCCGCTTCGCCGCGGCCTGGCAGTCGGTGTTCGACTGCGAGACGGTGCTGCGCACCGCGTTCACCGGCGGCGGCGAACCGCTGCTCGTGGTGCACGACCGGGTCGTGCCCGAGATCACCCGCCGGGCCGTCAGCGACGACGACTGGCACCCCTTCCTCGAGCGGGACCGGCTGCGCGGTTTCGACCTGCACTGCCCCGCACTGCTGCGCCTGACCCTGCTGGACGCGCAGCACACCCCGCCCGACACCACCCCCGCCCCCACCCGGATCCTGGTCAGCTACCACCGGGCCCTGCTCGACACCTGGAGCGCGCACCTGTTGCTGCGCGAGTTCTACCGCGCCTACCTCGCCGGCGGCACCCTGCCCGGCGGTGAGCGCCGCCCCGACCTGCGCGACTACACGGCCTGGGTCGCGGCCCAGAACCCGGAGCCCGCCCGCGGGTTCTGGGCGCGCAGCGCACCCCCCGACGGCGCGGCCTCACGGCCCGGCCGGCCCGCCGCCACCGGCCTGACCGGCGCCGGCCGTGCCCGGCTGCGCCTGGACCCCGCCGACACCGCCCGCCTCGCCCGCTGGGCCGGCACCTGGGGCACCGCCGAGAGCAGCGTGCTGCAGGCCGTCTGGGCCATGCTGATCTACTGGGCCTCCGGCGCCACCCAAGCGGCCCCCGTCTGTTTCGCGGTGACCGTGTCGGGGCGCGGCATACCGCTGGACGGCGCGGCCCGGATACCGGGGCCGCTGCGCAACCCGCTGCCCATGACCGTCGAGGTGGACCCGGCGGGCCCGGTGCCGCACCTGCTGCAACAACTGCGCGACCGCGCCCTGGAGATGTCCGCATACGAATGGGTACCCGCCGACTGGATCCGCGCCTGGAGCCACAGCAGCGCCCACGCCGACACCGTCATCGCCTTCGAGGACCCGCCCCATCCGGTGCAGGGCCTGGAGACCGAACTCGCCGCCCACGGCCTGGGGGCCGAGTTCCCGGGCATCCTGCCCGCCCACTCCGTACTCCCCGTCGGGCTGCTGGCCCACCACGACAGCGCGGGCGGCCTGGTCCTCACGGAGGTCCACGACCGGGCCCAGCTCGGGGAGGAGGCGGCCGGCGAACTGCTGGCGCACAGCGTCCTGCTGCTGCGGGAACTTCCCCTGTGGGCAGACGAGTCCACCACCGTCGACGAAGCCCTGCAGCTCCTCGAGTCCAGCACCGCCCCCCTCATGGCCGACGCCCTCCACGACGGCCAGGACACCCCCTGGATCACCCTGCGCGCGGCGCGCCAGGACCAGGCGGGAACGATCTGCCTGATACCGCCGCCGGGCGCCCCCCTCACCTGCTACGACCTGCTGGCCCACGCCTATGAGGGCCCCCAGGAACTGCTGGTGCTCCCCGCCGACGCCGGCCCGGGCGGCGCACCGGGCGCCCTCACCGCGCTCGGCCAGGGCCCCTTTCTGCTGCTCGGCGGATTCTCCGGAGCCGGTGCCCGCGCCTGTGACATCGCCCGGCGCATCGCGGCGGACGGCCACCGCCCGCCGCGGGTGGTACTCGCCGGTGCGACGGCAGACGAGTGGGAGCGGGCCCGCGAACTGGCCGCAGCCCTGAACGCCGCCACCGGCTGGCCCTTGGACGCCGACGGCGCGTAG
- a CDS encoding aromatase/cyclase encodes MSAELADKTAHTVHVSAPAGVVYALITDAAKWPLYFSPVIHVEQLEFDGERGWLRMWSLMNGQLKSWTSWRHLDPVERRVEFRQELPASPFNSLGGTLNVRSQGPHRSELELRYDFSVTGDRPDDVAWAQRATGANSRAQLADVKAFAERWTRLDELVLSFEDSVRIHGPAELVYDFLYRAEAWPQLVPHVTRVDLTEDAPGVQRMQVKTLTESGAHSADSVRICFPHAGRIIYKETAASPLLKAHTGEWSVVPDETGVTVLAQHSVVLREENIAAVLGEDAGLAHARWHVRQALGQNCLALLTLAKQHAESAVRML; translated from the coding sequence ATGTCTGCTGAGCTCGCGGACAAGACCGCGCACACGGTGCACGTGTCCGCACCCGCCGGTGTGGTCTACGCGCTGATTACCGACGCGGCGAAGTGGCCGCTGTATTTCTCCCCGGTCATCCATGTGGAGCAGCTGGAGTTCGACGGCGAACGGGGGTGGCTGAGGATGTGGTCCCTCATGAACGGCCAGCTGAAATCCTGGACCTCGTGGCGGCACCTGGACCCGGTGGAGCGCCGCGTGGAATTCCGGCAGGAACTGCCCGCGTCGCCGTTCAACTCGCTGGGCGGCACCTTGAACGTGCGTTCCCAAGGCCCGCACCGCAGCGAGCTGGAGCTGCGGTACGACTTCAGCGTCACCGGGGACCGGCCCGACGACGTGGCGTGGGCGCAGCGCGCCACCGGCGCGAACAGCCGCGCCCAGCTCGCCGACGTGAAGGCCTTCGCCGAGCGGTGGACGCGCCTGGACGAACTGGTCCTGTCCTTCGAGGACTCGGTGCGCATCCACGGCCCGGCCGAACTGGTCTACGACTTTCTCTACCGGGCCGAGGCCTGGCCCCAGCTGGTCCCGCACGTCACCCGGGTCGACCTGACCGAGGACGCGCCCGGAGTGCAGCGCATGCAAGTGAAGACGCTGACCGAGTCCGGTGCGCACAGCGCCGACTCGGTGCGGATCTGCTTCCCGCACGCGGGCCGCATCATCTACAAGGAGACCGCGGCCTCCCCCCTGCTGAAGGCACACACCGGCGAATGGTCCGTCGTCCCGGACGAGACGGGGGTGACCGTCCTCGCGCAGCACAGCGTCGTGCTGCGCGAGGAGAACATCGCCGCCGTGCTGGGCGAGGACGCGGGCCTGGCACACGCCCGCTGGCATGTGCGCCAGGCGCTCGGCCAGAACTGCCTGGCCCTGCTGACCCTGGCCAAGCAGCATGCGGAAAGCGCCGTCCGCATGCTGTGA
- a CDS encoding 3-oxoacyl-ACP synthase III family protein, translating into MRDVKNLGSGADGPDRIVGAIDVRILGTGAYVPERIVSNDEVGAPAGVDDAWITRKTAIRERRWAAGGQATSDLATAAAHAAMESAGITAEQLSVIAVATSTPDRPQPPTAAYVQQNLGASGTAAFDVNAVCSGTVFALSAVGSVILRRGGYALVIGADVYSRILNPADRRTVVLFGDGAGAMVLGTTETGPLVRHVALHTFGDLSSLIQVPAGGSRLPLDQAGLDAGAQYFAMDGREVRRFVVEQLPQLVKGFLHEAGVEPADISHFIPHQANGVMLDEVVEDLAMPRATLHRTLTHYGNTGAASIPITLDAAARAGAFRPGELILLAGFGGGMAASFALVEW; encoded by the coding sequence ATGAGGGATGTCAAGAACCTCGGTTCGGGTGCCGACGGGCCGGACCGGATCGTCGGCGCCATCGATGTCAGGATTCTCGGTACGGGCGCCTACGTGCCGGAAAGGATCGTCTCCAACGACGAAGTCGGTGCGCCGGCCGGGGTGGACGACGCCTGGATCACCCGTAAGACCGCGATCCGCGAGCGGCGTTGGGCCGCCGGCGGGCAGGCCACGTCGGATCTGGCGACGGCCGCGGCGCATGCCGCGATGGAGTCGGCCGGCATCACCGCCGAGCAGTTGTCCGTGATCGCGGTCGCCACGTCCACGCCGGACCGGCCCCAGCCGCCCACGGCGGCCTATGTCCAGCAAAACCTCGGCGCGTCCGGCACCGCGGCGTTCGACGTCAACGCGGTGTGTTCCGGCACCGTGTTCGCGCTCTCCGCGGTCGGCAGCGTGATCCTGCGGCGGGGCGGCTATGCGCTGGTCATCGGCGCGGACGTGTACTCGCGCATCCTGAACCCGGCCGACCGCAGGACGGTCGTGCTGTTCGGGGACGGCGCCGGCGCGATGGTCCTCGGCACGACAGAGACGGGCCCGCTCGTCCGGCATGTCGCGCTGCACACGTTCGGTGACCTCTCCAGCCTGATCCAGGTGCCCGCGGGCGGCAGCCGGCTGCCCCTGGACCAGGCCGGACTCGACGCGGGAGCGCAGTACTTCGCGATGGACGGGCGGGAAGTGCGCCGCTTCGTCGTGGAGCAACTGCCGCAGCTGGTCAAGGGCTTCCTCCACGAGGCCGGTGTCGAGCCCGCCGACATCAGCCACTTCATCCCGCACCAGGCCAACGGCGTCATGCTCGACGAAGTCGTCGAGGACCTGGCCATGCCCCGCGCCACCCTGCACCGCACGCTGACGCACTACGGCAACACGGGAGCCGCCTCCATCCCGATCACCCTGGACGCGGCCGCCCGCGCCGGCGCCTTCCGCCCGGGCGAGCTGATCCTCCTGGCCGGCTTCGGCGGTGGCATGGCGGCGAGTTTCGCGCTGGTCGAATGGTGA
- a CDS encoding hydroxymethylglutaryl-CoA synthase — protein sequence MSLSIGIHDLSFATAEFVLPHTALAAYNGTEIGKYHVGIGQESMSIPAADEDIVTMGAAAAAPIIARHGSDRIRTVVFATESSIDQAKSAGVYVHSLLQLPSATRVVELKQACYGATAALQFAIGLVQRDPAQQVLVIASDVSKYELDSPGEATQGAAAVAMLVSLDPALLRIEDPSGLFTADVMDFWRPNYRNEALVDGHESINAYLQAVEGTWKDYTEQGGRTLEEFAAFCYHQPFTKMAYKAHRHLLNYCGYDTDKNDIARAIAQTTAYNTVIGNSYTASVYLALAALLDQAGDLTGKSVGMFSYGSGSVAEFFAATVVAGYRTHLRTEHNRETIARRRPVDYTGYRALHERSFPTDGGHHATEAQTTGPFRLAGLSGHKRLYETR from the coding sequence ATGTCCCTCTCCATCGGAATACACGACCTGTCGTTCGCGACAGCCGAGTTCGTCCTGCCGCACACGGCACTGGCCGCCTACAACGGCACCGAGATCGGCAAATACCATGTGGGCATCGGCCAGGAGTCGATGAGCATCCCGGCCGCCGACGAGGACATCGTGACCATGGGGGCGGCGGCCGCCGCGCCCATCATCGCCCGGCACGGCAGCGACCGGATCCGCACGGTCGTGTTCGCCACCGAGTCCTCCATCGACCAGGCGAAGTCGGCCGGTGTGTACGTCCATTCCCTGCTCCAGCTGCCGTCGGCCACCCGCGTCGTCGAGCTGAAGCAGGCCTGCTACGGGGCGACGGCGGCCCTCCAGTTCGCCATCGGCCTGGTACAGCGCGACCCCGCCCAGCAGGTCCTCGTGATCGCCAGCGACGTCTCCAAGTACGAGCTGGACAGCCCCGGTGAGGCCACCCAGGGCGCGGCGGCGGTGGCCATGCTGGTCAGCCTGGATCCCGCCCTGCTGCGCATCGAGGACCCCTCGGGCCTGTTCACCGCCGACGTCATGGACTTCTGGCGGCCCAACTACCGCAACGAGGCACTGGTCGACGGCCACGAGTCCATCAACGCCTATCTCCAGGCGGTGGAGGGCACCTGGAAGGACTACACGGAGCAGGGCGGCCGCACGCTGGAGGAGTTCGCCGCGTTCTGCTACCACCAGCCGTTCACCAAGATGGCCTACAAGGCCCACCGCCACCTGCTGAACTACTGCGGCTACGACACCGACAAGAACGACATCGCGCGCGCCATCGCACAGACCACGGCCTACAACACCGTGATCGGCAACAGCTACACCGCGTCGGTGTACCTCGCGCTGGCCGCGCTGCTCGACCAGGCCGGCGACCTGACCGGCAAGTCCGTCGGCATGTTCAGCTACGGCTCCGGCAGCGTCGCCGAGTTCTTCGCCGCCACCGTGGTCGCCGGCTACCGCACGCACCTGCGCACCGAGCACAACCGCGAGACGATCGCCCGGCGCAGGCCCGTCGACTACACCGGCTACCGCGCGCTGCACGAGCGGTCCTTCCCGACCGACGGCGGCCACCACGCCACCGAGGCGCAGACCACCGGACCCTTCCGGCTGGCCGGGCTCAGCGGCCACAAGCGCCTCTACGAGACGCGCTAG
- a CDS encoding DUF6059 family protein, giving the protein MKRLLRRGRQAVVDHCLRPLWRSLVTFGAMYASIEAYHAAGEYSFAAYTQDPFAHARHGPPPAHPERVRADLPLSATERQLARELWPAYPAEGRVPDGS; this is encoded by the coding sequence ATGAAACGGTTGTTGCGTCGCGGCCGGCAGGCGGTGGTGGACCATTGCCTGCGCCCGCTGTGGCGATCCCTGGTGACCTTCGGGGCCATGTACGCCAGCATCGAGGCCTATCACGCGGCGGGCGAATACTCTTTTGCCGCGTACACGCAGGATCCCTTCGCGCACGCCCGGCACGGGCCGCCGCCCGCCCACCCCGAGCGCGTGCGCGCGGACCTGCCGCTCTCTGCGACGGAGCGGCAGCTCGCCCGTGAGCTGTGGCCGGCGTACCCCGCCGAAGGGCGTGTCCCCGACGGCAGTTGA
- a CDS encoding hydroxymethylglutaryl-CoA reductase — translation MTEAHAIAGVPMRWVGPLRVSGNVADTEIQVPLATYESPLWPSVGRGAKVSRLAEKGIVATLVDERMTRSVLVEARDAQTALTAARMIEARIDELRDVVRGCSRFAQLIGIRHEINAHLLFIRFEFSTGDASGHNMATLASDALLAHLLQTVPGISYGSISGNYCTDKKATAINGILGRGKNVVTELLVPRQVVAGVLHTSAAKIVELNIRKNLLGTLLAGGIRSANAHYANMLLAFYLATGQDAANIIEGSQGVVMAEDRDGDLYFACTLPNLIVGTVGNGKGLAFVETNLTRLGCRADAAPGENARRLAVLAAATVLCGELSLLAAQTNPGELMRAHVALERDNTTVKVGA, via the coding sequence ATGACTGAAGCACACGCGATCGCCGGGGTCCCGATGCGGTGGGTGGGGCCCCTTCGCGTCTCGGGCAACGTCGCCGACACCGAGATCCAGGTTCCGCTGGCCACCTACGAGTCGCCGCTGTGGCCGTCGGTGGGCCGGGGGGCGAAGGTGTCCCGGCTGGCCGAGAAGGGCATCGTCGCCACCCTCGTCGATGAGCGGATGACGCGTTCGGTGCTGGTCGAGGCGCGTGACGCGCAGACCGCGCTGACGGCCGCGCGGATGATCGAGGCCCGCATCGACGAGCTGCGCGACGTGGTGCGCGGGTGCAGCCGGTTCGCCCAGCTGATCGGCATCCGGCACGAGATCAACGCCCACCTGCTGTTCATCCGGTTCGAGTTCTCCACCGGCGACGCCTCCGGGCACAACATGGCCACCCTCGCCTCCGACGCGCTGCTGGCGCACCTGCTGCAGACCGTCCCGGGCATCTCCTACGGATCGATCTCCGGCAACTACTGCACGGACAAGAAAGCCACCGCGATCAACGGCATCCTCGGCCGCGGCAAGAACGTGGTCACCGAACTGCTCGTACCGCGCCAGGTGGTGGCCGGCGTCCTGCACACGAGTGCCGCGAAGATCGTCGAGCTGAACATCCGCAAGAACCTGCTGGGGACCCTGCTGGCCGGCGGTATCCGCTCGGCCAACGCCCACTACGCGAACATGCTGCTCGCGTTCTACCTGGCCACCGGCCAGGACGCGGCCAACATCATCGAAGGCTCCCAGGGCGTCGTCATGGCCGAGGACCGCGACGGCGACCTCTACTTCGCCTGCACCCTGCCCAACCTGATCGTCGGCACGGTCGGCAACGGCAAGGGCCTGGCCTTCGTGGAGACGAACCTGACCCGGCTCGGCTGCCGGGCCGACGCCGCGCCCGGCGAGAACGCCCGCCGGCTCGCCGTCCTCGCCGCGGCCACCGTGCTGTGCGGTGAACTCTCGCTGCTCGCGGCCCAGACGAACCCCGGTGAACTCATGCGCGCACACGTGGCGCTGGAACGCGACAACACGACCGTAAAGGTAGGTGCATAG
- a CDS encoding malonic semialdehyde reductase — protein MSLVLDTTAQNLLFREARTANTFTDEPVTEQQIQAIYDLVKYGPTAYNQTPLRITLVRSAEARGRLVEHMAKANRAKTATAPLVAVLAVDNEFHEELPKLLPRLPQVKDLLYAERPVRERSALVNGALQAAYFIMGVRAAGLAAGPMTGFDFAGVQKDFLDDDHSPLMIVNIGKPGPDAWLPRSPRLDIGEVITTV, from the coding sequence ATGTCGCTTGTCCTTGACACCACCGCCCAGAACCTCCTGTTCCGCGAGGCCCGGACCGCGAACACGTTCACCGACGAGCCGGTGACCGAGCAGCAGATCCAGGCGATCTACGACCTGGTCAAGTACGGTCCGACCGCCTACAACCAGACCCCGCTGCGCATCACCCTGGTCCGCTCCGCCGAGGCCCGCGGCCGCCTGGTGGAGCACATGGCCAAGGCCAACCGCGCGAAGACCGCCACCGCCCCGCTGGTCGCGGTCCTGGCCGTGGACAACGAGTTCCACGAGGAACTGCCCAAGCTGCTCCCCCGCCTGCCGCAGGTCAAGGACCTGCTCTACGCCGAGCGCCCGGTCCGCGAGCGGTCCGCCCTGGTCAACGGCGCCCTGCAGGCCGCGTACTTCATCATGGGCGTCCGCGCCGCCGGCCTGGCCGCCGGCCCGATGACCGGTTTCGACTTCGCCGGCGTCCAAAAGGACTTCCTGGACGACGACCACAGCCCGCTGATGATCGTCAACATCGGCAAGCCGGGCCCGGACGCCTGGTTGCCGCGCTCCCCGCGGCTGGACATCGGCGAGGTCATCACCACCGTCTGA
- the tatA gene encoding Sec-independent protein translocase subunit TatA has product MIGNLKPLEIVLIIALIALLFGAKKLPEMARSLGKSARILRSEAKAMKKDDEATADPHHPAQAAPRTLKAAPRDVTGSVAVTEPHRTVHS; this is encoded by the coding sequence ATGATAGGCAATCTGAAGCCCCTGGAGATCGTTCTGATCATTGCTCTCATCGCGCTGCTTTTCGGCGCGAAGAAGCTCCCGGAAATGGCCCGGTCGCTCGGCAAGTCCGCTCGCATTCTCAGGAGTGAGGCCAAGGCGATGAAGAAGGACGACGAGGCGACGGCGGACCCGCACCATCCGGCACAGGCCGCGCCTCGCACCCTGAAGGCCGCGCCCAGGGACGTGACGGGCTCGGTTGCGGTGACCGAGCCGCACCGCACCGTCCACAGCTGA
- the fni gene encoding type 2 isopentenyl-diphosphate Delta-isomerase — translation MSASRKDDHVRLAMEQQHAHSGRNQFDEVSFVHHALAGIDRPDVSLATTFAGITWQAPLYINAMTGGSAQTGAINRDLATAARETGVAIASGSMHAYFKDPSCADTFRVLRKENPHGFVIANVNATCSVDNARRAIDLIEANALQIHLNTAQETPMPEGDRSFGSWAAQIEKIAGHVDVPVIVKEVGNGLSRETVLALPGLGVRVADVSGRGGTDFARIENGRRELADYAYLHDWGQSTVACLLDAQDAGLPVLASGGVRNPLDVARALALGARAVGSSGGFLRTLIDGDVAALVTQISTWLDQLAALQTMLGARTPADLSRCDLLVRGELRNFCLDRGIDTRRLAQRSSSIDALTEMTGSTP, via the coding sequence ATGAGCGCTTCACGCAAGGACGACCACGTCCGGCTCGCCATGGAGCAGCAGCACGCGCACAGCGGACGCAACCAGTTCGACGAGGTGTCGTTCGTCCACCACGCCCTGGCCGGCATCGACCGGCCGGACGTGTCGTTGGCGACGACCTTCGCCGGCATCACCTGGCAGGCGCCGCTCTACATCAACGCGATGACCGGCGGCAGCGCCCAGACCGGCGCCATCAACCGGGACCTGGCCACCGCCGCCCGCGAGACCGGCGTGGCCATCGCGTCCGGTTCCATGCACGCCTACTTCAAGGACCCCTCCTGCGCGGACACCTTCCGGGTCCTGCGCAAGGAGAACCCGCACGGGTTCGTCATCGCCAACGTCAACGCCACCTGCTCGGTCGACAACGCGCGGCGCGCCATCGACCTGATCGAGGCGAACGCCCTGCAGATCCACCTCAACACCGCCCAGGAGACACCGATGCCGGAAGGCGACCGGTCGTTCGGGTCCTGGGCGGCGCAGATCGAGAAGATCGCCGGACACGTCGACGTCCCCGTGATCGTCAAGGAGGTCGGCAACGGCCTGAGCCGCGAGACGGTCCTCGCGCTGCCGGGCCTGGGCGTGCGGGTCGCGGATGTCAGCGGCCGCGGCGGCACGGACTTCGCCCGCATCGAGAACGGCCGGCGCGAACTCGCCGACTACGCCTACCTGCACGACTGGGGGCAGTCCACCGTCGCCTGTCTGCTGGACGCGCAGGACGCCGGTCTCCCCGTGCTGGCCTCCGGCGGGGTCCGCAACCCGCTCGACGTGGCCCGCGCCCTGGCCCTGGGCGCCCGCGCCGTCGGCTCCTCCGGCGGATTCCTGCGCACCCTGATCGACGGCGACGTCGCCGCGCTCGTCACGCAGATCTCGACCTGGCTCGACCAGCTCGCCGCCCTGCAGACCATGCTCGGCGCGCGCACGCCGGCCGACCTGTCCCGCTGCGATCTGCTGGTCCGCGGCGAGCTGAGGAACTTCTGCCTCGACCGGGGCATCGACACCCGGCGGCTCGCCCAGCGGTCCAGCTCCATCGACGCCCTTACCGAGATGACGGGAAGCACACCATGA
- the tatC gene encoding twin-arginine translocase subunit TatC, whose translation MLTTARKQKNAGGRMPLAEHLRELRNRLLTSLLAVLVVTVVAAVFYQELIDFLLRPILDSVGCVDGSLRQANGEPCADMTINGLIAPFSIALKVSLMSGVVLASPIWLYQLWAFLAPGLHTRERTYALTFVGAGVPLFLGGAVLAYVILPQTATVLLGFTPQDTKNLLPVDDYLDLITRMVIVFGLAFELPLLLVLLNITGALTGKRLAGWWRGMLMGIALFSAFATPTGDPLTMLSLAAPIALLCVIALVICLLNDRRRARSDPDAGLGDDEASPLGPGPQDVGAAEPVGAAPHVTAQAGPDQGRRLTAHGDVT comes from the coding sequence GTGCTCACCACTGCCCGCAAGCAGAAGAACGCCGGGGGGCGGATGCCTCTCGCGGAGCACCTGCGTGAGCTGCGCAACCGGCTGCTGACGTCCCTCCTGGCGGTCCTGGTCGTCACGGTCGTCGCCGCTGTCTTCTACCAGGAACTGATCGACTTCCTGCTGAGGCCGATCCTTGACTCCGTGGGCTGTGTGGACGGCTCGCTGCGGCAGGCGAACGGCGAGCCGTGCGCCGACATGACGATCAACGGCCTCATCGCGCCCTTCTCGATCGCGCTCAAGGTCTCGCTCATGTCCGGCGTGGTCCTGGCATCGCCGATCTGGCTGTACCAGCTGTGGGCCTTCCTGGCTCCCGGCCTGCACACCCGCGAGAGGACGTACGCGCTGACCTTCGTCGGCGCCGGTGTGCCGTTGTTCCTCGGCGGTGCCGTGCTCGCCTACGTGATTCTTCCGCAGACCGCGACCGTCCTTTTGGGCTTCACCCCCCAGGACACCAAGAATCTCCTCCCGGTCGACGACTACCTCGACCTGATCACCCGCATGGTGATCGTCTTCGGGCTCGCCTTCGAGCTGCCGCTGCTGCTCGTGCTGCTCAACATCACCGGAGCGCTGACCGGGAAGCGGCTGGCCGGCTGGTGGCGCGGCATGCTCATGGGCATCGCCCTGTTCTCCGCGTTCGCCACGCCGACCGGTGACCCGCTGACCATGCTGTCGCTGGCCGCCCCGATCGCGCTCCTGTGCGTCATCGCGCTGGTCATCTGCCTGCTCAACGACAGACGCCGCGCCCGCAGCGACCCCGACGCCGGCCTCGGCGACGACGAAGCGTCCCCCCTCGGCCCGGGCCCGCAGGACGTGGGCGCGGCCGAGCCGGTCGGTGCCGCACCGCACGTCACCGCGCAGGCCGGCCCGGACCAGGGGCGGCGGCTGACCGCTCACGGCGACGTCACCTGA